Proteins encoded together in one Telopea speciosissima isolate NSW1024214 ecotype Mountain lineage chromosome 4, Tspe_v1, whole genome shotgun sequence window:
- the LOC122657416 gene encoding F-box protein SKIP23-like, producing the protein MSEWSLLPGDVLEVIAKRLSTYFDVLRFRAVCSSWRSAVPQSPRRLPCRFPIVTNEGFVETTCGFYLSKRTIYRLGLPEDRIRTCIGSSEASDGWLIKVEEDVPDMMHLLNPLTETQIKPLPSMFPNVLDLSDLRISELGQEYVLQYITYRPFANSYRPFAHSFVDASNLYMEKIAFSSSNSSSPADDNDNFTLLTIHVSGKLAMFKSGDEKWTIIEDQHSPYDDVICFKGNFYAVDSIGRTVIVEHSETVTLTAVHAFGGDKKYLVESEGDLLLVDLYLSMGHGDDPRFENINIDDDFYERFDSYIVEKTVRFKVFKLYEDRQKWVELQSLGDRLLFLGDNCSFSASACDFPGCKRSHIYFTDAFNCSNGEDDYGFKDIGVFNLEDDCIGPLASYPDYSKLFWPPPSWVAAPSAGTNAQPA; encoded by the coding sequence ATGTCGGAATGGTCTCTGCTGCCAGGGGACGTATTGGAGGTGATAGCGAAACGACTATCGACCTACTTTGATGTCCTTCGATTTCGAGCCGTCTGTTCTTCATGGCGATCGGCTGTTCCGCAAAGTCCTCGCCGATTGCCTTGCCGTTTCCCAATTGTGACCAACGAGGGGTTCGTCGAAACCACCTGCGGTTTCTACCTCTCCAAGCGCACGATTTATCGTCTCGGATTGCCGGAGGATCGTATTCGGACCTGCATCGGCTCCAGCGAAGCTTCCGATGGGTGGCTGATTAAGGTCGAAGAAGATGTTCCCGACATGATGCATCTCTTGAATCCTCTCACCGAGACCCAAATCAAGCCCTTACCGTCCATGTTCCCCAACGTATTGGATTTATCGGATCTCCGTATCTCTGAATTAGGTCAAGAATATGTTCTTCAGTACATTACTTACCGTCCCTTTGCCAATTCCTACCGTCCCTTTGCCCATTCCTTCGTCGACGCTAGTAATTTGTATATGGAGAAAATCGCCTTTTCGTCTTCGAATTCTTCTTCGCCTGCAGACGACAACgataattttaccctcttaaCGATTCACGTTTCTGGGAAATTAGCCATGTTTAAGTCGGGAGACGAGAAATGGACGATCATAGAAGACCAACACTCTCCCTATGACGACGTGATATGCTTCAAGGGAAATTTCTATGCGGTTGATAGCATTGGAAGGACTGTCATTGTTGAGCATTCTGAAACTGTGACCTTAACTGCAGTCCATGCATTTGGCGGTGACAAGAAGTATTTGGTGGAATCCGAGGGGGATTTACTATTGGTTGATCTGTACCTCAGCATGGGCCATGGAGACGATCCACGTTTCGAAAACATCAACATCGATGATGATTTCTATGAACGTTTTGATTCCTACATTGTTGAGAAAACAGTCCGCTTTAAAGTTTTCAAGCTCTATGAAGATAGGCAGAAGTGGGTTGAACTGCAATCCTTGGGTGACCGCCTGTTGTTCTTGGGCGACAATTGCTCGTTTTCTGCCTCGGCCTGTGATTTCCCTGGTTGTAAAAGGAGCCACATCTACTTTACCGACGCCTTTAACTGCTCAAATGGTGAGGATGATTATGGATTCAAGGATATAGGAGTATTCAACTTGGAGGATGATTGCATCGGACCTTTAGCTTCTTATCCAGACTATTCCAAGTTATTTTGGCCTCCTCCATCTTGGGTTGCGGCCCCCAGTGCAGGAA